TGCATTCGCCGCGAAGTGTAGTATCGCACGCTCAGCGCCACGACCACGACCACCATCATTGCCATCGCTCCCCAGAACCACGGCGATTCCCAAAATGGCCGCGGCACCCGCACTGCCAATTCCGTCTTGCGTCCGGTTGGCTTCCCGAGAATCGTCACCTCCTCAACTTGAAAAACAAATTTCCCCGCTGGTAATGTTGGATAAACCGACGAATGGTCCCGGCTCTCGCCGATGGAATACATTTCGTTCCATTCCATCACCATATTATCATTGGGCATCACCCGCGGCGCGCTTTCCTTTGCGTTATGCCATTCGGCATGGCCGAATGGATCTTCGTCAATGATCGCCATCGCTTTGGTTTTCGGCGCGCTGCCGATCTCGACCACCTTCGCCATGCTCGGCCGCGTGCCGTCCGTCAGCCACGCATTGGTGGCCTGATTTATTCCTTCTTCATCCGCGTCCTCATCGAATGGCGAACGCAACAAAATCTTGGGCTTGCCGGAAGAAATTTTGGAAACGACCAAATGATCAATCACGTAAATCCCCAGCGTCGAAGGCGGCCCGGCTGAAGTGAACACCACTTGAAAATTTGAAGCGCCCGCCGGCACAGTCAACGTCTCGCGCCGATGCGTTAGCGGCGAGCTTTCCAAACCTCCATTCCAGCCGGCGCTTTCTCCTCGCACTTTAAATTGCATTTGCTCCACCAGGTCACCCGCATCGTTACAAAATCGTACCGTGGCGAACATGTAACCACCGCCCATCTGCCAAGTGGAATCATAACCCGCCAATTTATAATTCAACCGCAGCCGCGGATCATTCGTGCCGGAAGCCAGCCCAAAACGAAATTGAATTGCCAGCGGCGACGCGCCCAGGTTGATGCTGCTTCCCCGCTGCCATTGCAGGGATTTTCCATTGACCTCAACTCCGTTGACCTCCACCGGATTTATCTCTTGCGCGAAGCCGCAGGTTACGCCCGCCAGCCACGCTCCCCAAAGCACGAGGATAATCGAAAGTCGAATCGTTATCCGGTGTTTCATGCGCAGGTTCTAACATTTTCCGCTTCGCATTCCAACTTTTACTCCTTCGCAATGCGCCCAGGCTTTTTGAAATGGTTCCCAGTTGCGAAAAACTTCATGGACTTTTCTGCGGGACGATCATCGGTGTCTTTGCATCCACCGTTTTTGAAACTCGTATCACTTCTCGGCTTGCCGCTTTCTCAATCACCAATTCCACTTGCGACGGCTTCTGTCCCGTTTCATCAAACACGGTCAAATCATTTTTCCCCGCCTTCAACCAGCACTCCGGAATATATAACGAATCAATTTTAATTTTCTCCGGGTAGCGCCCAAGATCGCGCCCATTCACCCACATTGTCCCGCGCGAGAGCCCGTGGAAATTCACCCGCAAAATAGGATGTGCTCCCAATTCACCCGGCGGCATGTAATTAAAATTCGCGTGATAAAACGTCGGCGCTCCCTTCGCATCCGCAATCTCACTCCACGATTTTATCGCGGCCAGATCCGTCTCCACTCCGCCGCGCATCGCCCAGCCCGGAATATCATTTCGCAAGCCGTCCATTTCCAATTTCTGCGACCCCCAAAGTCCCTTGTTGTTGAAATTATCCAGCGTTCCCAAATAACCGAACGCCTTGCTGCGCCCGTGATGCGAGGCAAACACGGCGATTGAATTTGTTCCCGCCGCAAAATCCGTTCGCGCCACATTCTTCTCTATCGTCACGTGCCGCCCGTTCACAAACACCTCCATGTTATCCGCGCCGTGCAACCGCAATGCCCCGCTCGCCGGCGACGGCACGTTCACGCTCGCGCGATACCACGCGAACGCGCTCGTGTCGCCATCCGCGCCCATCTGCGCCGGCCCCGGCGACCGTCTCCATTTTGAATCGTCGAACGCTGGCGATATTTCCCGCATCGCCGACATCTTCCAATTCGTCAATTCCGGCGCCGCCTTGCCGTCCAATTTCAAATCCGCCTTCACGCCCAGATGGAAGCTCTGCTCCCGCCCGCCAAACACCGCAACCTGCCCGCACGATGCCTGCCCGTACGGACGCTCAATCGTCACCGAAATCTTTTTCCCGTTCTCTTCGATGCCCTGCACAAACTCCGGTCCACACACCACAAACTGCCGATTCGTCGCTCCGACAATCCAAGTGTACGCTGTCAAATCTCTGTTCAACGCCAGCACGCGAACACATTGTTTGCCCTGCTCCAGTTTGAATTCCTCCACGCCGTTCTTGGGAATCGTGATTTTTAAATTCAACCGATTCCCGTCAATCAACTCCGTCTGAAAATTTTTCGACGCCCCCTTCCACATCCCTGCTTTCACGCCACCCTCGACCGATAAGCTCACGCGTCCCGTCTTCTCCGGTTGCCCATAAACCACCAAGGTCACCGTCTCGCCATTCCGCGCGATTGCCAGCACGGGTAACGTCGCCTCCACAACTTTCACACTGTCCGTCACACGAACATTTTGCGGCAGCGCGTACACACTCGATTGCGCCAGCTTCATTTCCTCACCGGATTTAAACGTCGCCGTAATTTCATTGGAACTCGAGTTCTGCACAAAAACCAATGTGCCCGCGCCACTGCGACTCTTCCGCGCCCCAATCACTTTCACACCCGTGCCTGTGGCGAAATCCGCGTAATCACCTCGCGCATCGCCGCCATTCGCGAGTATCTCAGGAAAACTCTGTGCAAGTTGGTTCGCACGCTTCATTATATAATAGGTCGGACGCAAATCCCCGCCCTGCCCGATCGCCGCGCCGTCGTCATAACTCGCTGCCATCTCGTCATTGTTCCACGTCTCAAAATCCGTCCCGCCGTGCAGCATGTAGAAATTATATCCGCCCCCGCCGTGCGCGAGGATCGTCCAGATCGCATTCTCAATCTCGTGATTCCGCTTTTCCGCCAGCGACCCGTAAGTATCGAACCATCCCGACCAGAATTCCGTCGTGATCCACGGATTCGTGCGCTTCTCGGGATCGAGATTGCCAGGCGTCGGCGCGGCGCCGTGATGCTGTCCGCTCATGAAGTGCGGCACATCAATCCCGAACTTCATTGCCTCGTCATTCAAATGCACGAAGTAAGGATCATTCGTCACCACGCCCCAGCCCAGCGGATGCTCATTCTCTAATTGCACCAGCACGACATTTCCGCCGTGATCAATCTCGTGCTTCGCGACCATCGGCAAAATTTTTTCATACCAATGGTCGTTCCAGCTCAGCCACGCTGGATTATCACCGCGAACCTTGAACGGCGGCTTAAACTTCAGCCACACCGGGTAGCCGCCCGAATCCCATTCCGCGCACACATACGGTCCAACGCGCACCATCGCGTATAATCCCATTTGCTGCGCCGTCTCCAAAAATTTTTCAAAATCCTTGTCGCCCGAAAAATCAAACTGGTTCTCCTGCACCTCGTGGAAATTCCAAAACGCATAAGTCTCCACGCCCGCAAAACTGGCCTGTTTCAATCGCAGCAACCGGTCTGCCCAAAGTTCGTGTGGCACGCGCGAATAGTGAATGGAGCCCGATGAAAAAAAGGTGCGCTGCCCGTTCATGGAAAACCCGGCGCCATCGAAATCAATGTAGGGTTTGACCGCGTCCGTCAGCGGATACATCAAATCATTCTCCACCTTTTTAGGCTTTTCCTGTGCTGATGCAGCAACAACTAAAAACACCACGCCCCACGTGAGAAAACGCCAAAGCCAATTCATTTTTGCTTTAACAAAACCATGTAGAACCCGTTCGAACATCGCTGGGATTGTTCTCACGGCAACCTCGGCCGCTTGTTCGGCGCGGAAACCGCGTTCCAATAATATTGAGACCATAGATTATCCAGCATCGAATACTCAACATGACCATCCGTGCAAGCGATATTCACTCCGCCTTTGGGATAGGGCTGAGTGTTGAGCACATTTTTTGGAGCTGCCTTCGGACTTGAGATGCCGTGCCGCAGGATGCAAATACGATCCATCATATTATTATCTCCGTTGCCGCCGCCATCGTACAAATCCGTCGGCGGCGTGTCCGCGTTGCCATAGGAACTTGCGTTTCCGCTCGGCCAGCCGTCCGGCCACGTCCCATCTACAAACATAGGAGTCTGCGAGGGGAATTTCACCAAGTCCAATTTGCCGAACATTCCGGCTTTGCCGACATTCGCCTGCGGCGTCGAACCGTCCGCCAGATAATTCACCGCCGAACTTTTCGGGTCGAACAACCAGCCGTTCACAAAGTAACTCGCCGCGGCAATATTGCCGTTGCGCGACCACGCGTAAGCCGCCGTGCCCTGGCTCGGTGGTGCGCCCGGAGGCCAGTTGTTGGTTCCCGCCGCCGGGCAAACCTCATCTCCCGTCGCATTCGCGGAATAAGTCAAAATCGGAGTCACCCAATCATTATTAAAATCATATTGCAGCGGCCCATTGTCTTGTTCATACATGAATCCCGCCAGCGCCAGTTGCTTGATATTACTTCGGCACTTGATGTCCTGCGCTTTGCGCTTGGAAGACGCCAAAGCCGGCAGCAAAAGTCCCGCGAGAATGGCGATGATTGCGATAACCACCAGCAACTCGATCAAAGTAAAGCCAGTACAACGAATAGTAGACGGACTATTTTTTGTTTTCATACAGTGTAGAATTTTCATTGGCAATATTCGTAGTTAGTCCCGCTCATCATTGTATTCGCAACATATAGAATTGCGTCGCGTTCGATGAATTGACCGAGTTCGTAAAATTAAAGCCTCCGGAGGAATCAAATAAGTTCGTGGCCAGAATTTGCCACCTAATCACCGGCAGCAACAAATTGGTCGTCATCAGCACCAGGTATCCCATCCCGGGGATGCCGTTGTTCCCGGTGAACACCAGCGCCGAACCCGAATTCGATACGTGGCCGATTACCGGTGACAATACTGGGGTGACGACGCTGGCTTGCGGCGAATTCTCGCTCTCGCCATTGGCATTCAAAGCGGTGACCACATAATAATAAATCGTGCCGTTCAATAACCCGCTATTCGTGAAACTGAGGCTCGTCAAGTTGCTTCCCACCATGACGTAAGGGCCGCCCGCCACAGTAGAAACCTTCAAATTATAGCCGGTCGCTCCACTGACCGCCGACCAATTCAGAACCGACTGTCCCGGCCCAACGCTGGCGGTTAATTGCGCCGGCGGCGCTGGTACCGAAGTTATGTTACCGAAGAAAAAATCTAACTCTCCCGTATAAAGGCC
This portion of the Verrucomicrobiia bacterium genome encodes:
- a CDS encoding sensor histidine kinase, which translates into the protein MKHRITIRLSIILVLWGAWLAGVTCGFAQEINPVEVNGVEVNGKSLQWQRGSSINLGASPLAIQFRFGLASGTNDPRLRLNYKLAGYDSTWQMGGGYMFATVRFCNDAGDLVEQMQFKVRGESAGWNGGLESSPLTHRRETLTVPAGASNFQVVFTSAGPPSTLGIYVIDHLVVSKISSGKPKILLRSPFDEDADEEGINQATNAWLTDGTRPSMAKVVEIGSAPKTKAMAIIDEDPFGHAEWHNAKESAPRVMPNDNMVMEWNEMYSIGESRDHSSVYPTLPAGKFVFQVEEVTILGKPTGRKTELAVRVPRPFWESPWFWGAMAMMVVVVVALSVRYYTSRRMQRAMFLLEQQRALEEERMRIARDIHDDLGARVTQISMMSGMAQKDTTLSEKARAEFDQIYLVSRDLVSALYETVWAVDPENDNVNAMGDYLRQTINEMCTQAQLRCRIHVSPLPLEINVSSRIRHNFSMAAREAVHNIIKHARATLVTARITFADKLFDVSIQDDGCGFDQAGVPAGHGLKNMKRRLEGLGGNCAIESSPGQGTTIHFKLVIGSGDGKSGPNGSQDGSKGV
- a CDS encoding beta-galactosidase, which produces MNWLWRFLTWGVVFLVVAASAQEKPKKVENDLMYPLTDAVKPYIDFDGAGFSMNGQRTFFSSGSIHYSRVPHELWADRLLRLKQASFAGVETYAFWNFHEVQENQFDFSGDKDFEKFLETAQQMGLYAMVRVGPYVCAEWDSGGYPVWLKFKPPFKVRGDNPAWLSWNDHWYEKILPMVAKHEIDHGGNVVLVQLENEHPLGWGVVTNDPYFVHLNDEAMKFGIDVPHFMSGQHHGAAPTPGNLDPEKRTNPWITTEFWSGWFDTYGSLAEKRNHEIENAIWTILAHGGGGYNFYMLHGGTDFETWNNDEMAASYDDGAAIGQGGDLRPTYYIMKRANQLAQSFPEILANGGDARGDYADFATGTGVKVIGARKSRSGAGTLVFVQNSSSNEITATFKSGEEMKLAQSSVYALPQNVRVTDSVKVVEATLPVLAIARNGETVTLVVYGQPEKTGRVSLSVEGGVKAGMWKGASKNFQTELIDGNRLNLKITIPKNGVEEFKLEQGKQCVRVLALNRDLTAYTWIVGATNRQFVVCGPEFVQGIEENGKKISVTIERPYGQASCGQVAVFGGREQSFHLGVKADLKLDGKAAPELTNWKMSAMREISPAFDDSKWRRSPGPAQMGADGDTSAFAWYRASVNVPSPASGALRLHGADNMEVFVNGRHVTIEKNVARTDFAAGTNSIAVFASHHGRSKAFGYLGTLDNFNNKGLWGSQKLEMDGLRNDIPGWAMRGGVETDLAAIKSWSEIADAKGAPTFYHANFNYMPPGELGAHPILRVNFHGLSRGTMWVNGRDLGRYPEKIKIDSLYIPECWLKAGKNDLTVFDETGQKPSQVELVIEKAASREVIRVSKTVDAKTPMIVPQKSP
- a CDS encoding prepilin-type N-terminal cleavage/methylation domain-containing protein, with protein sequence MKTKNSPSTIRCTGFTLIELLVVIAIIAILAGLLLPALASSKRKAQDIKCRSNIKQLALAGFMYEQDNGPLQYDFNNDWVTPILTYSANATGDEVCPAAGTNNWPPGAPPSQGTAAYAWSRNGNIAAASYFVNGWLFDPKSSAVNYLADGSTPQANVGKAGMFGKLDLVKFPSQTPMFVDGTWPDGWPSGNASSYGNADTPPTDLYDGGGNGDNNMMDRICILRHGISSPKAAPKNVLNTQPYPKGGVNIACTDGHVEYSMLDNLWSQYYWNAVSAPNKRPRLP